One genomic segment of bacterium includes these proteins:
- a CDS encoding lamin tail domain-containing protein encodes MNFPILLVLLYPIITEVMVDPAGSETGSLSPGDRNEFVEVYNPDDDTVDMAFLKIKDNAEADSIVPFTEILQFCPRVKATTKIPPKSYGVIFDREYILEGENYLPYTLTGEVSVMTTKDTDLGNGLSSNDTICIIDGNGNILSSFGLGSGFPLRTRDGVAFERKYYWGPDNGENWKYCEDESGNTCGRENSVSKPFNIRIEELKLERLEECELSFVLKVLNIGTEFLGFLKLRYEITGAIPPSEEERSVFLYPDSAVLIEIGPLLIPPGSYPFKIWVGVQDLFVDSTFLPIFSGKPPLVINEIMYNGDVEWVEIYNASNGPLSLKGFFVGDPVKRSEPAPDIVLEPDSYYVFSSTEVQVSNSAVLKNFPTLNNTGDTIFLYDAYGQVVDMVAYSMRWGGSFNVSLERLSPFLPSNSPYSWASSKDGNTMGRKNSIQILPPRTGALLSLSSKALAPSRGVPAIAVRVEFPEFPVYATGELYRLDGRKVQTFFSEKLLMDGEMDFTVTGYANGTQLEEGMYILVVNGRTLQGKLFSKKELIGVLR; translated from the coding sequence ATGAATTTTCCGATATTATTAGTATTATTGTACCCGATAATTACTGAAGTGATGGTCGATCCTGCAGGGTCAGAAACGGGTTCATTATCCCCTGGTGACCGCAACGAGTTTGTAGAGGTTTACAATCCCGATGATGATACAGTGGACATGGCTTTTTTAAAAATCAAGGATAATGCCGAGGCAGACAGTATCGTTCCTTTTACTGAAATCCTTCAATTTTGCCCCAGAGTGAAGGCTACTACCAAAATTCCACCAAAATCTTACGGGGTTATCTTTGACAGGGAATACATACTCGAAGGAGAAAATTATCTGCCTTATACCCTTACTGGTGAAGTTTCGGTGATGACGACGAAAGATACCGATCTGGGGAATGGGCTATCCTCAAATGATACAATTTGTATAATCGACGGGAATGGGAATATTCTATCCTCCTTTGGTCTCGGCAGTGGATTTCCTCTTAGAACGAGAGACGGTGTTGCTTTTGAGAGAAAATATTACTGGGGGCCAGATAATGGAGAAAACTGGAAATATTGTGAGGATGAAAGCGGTAATACCTGTGGTAGGGAAAATTCTGTTTCTAAGCCTTTTAATATCAGAATTGAAGAACTGAAGCTGGAAAGGTTAGAAGAGTGTGAACTTTCTTTTGTTTTGAAGGTGCTAAATATAGGGACTGAGTTTTTAGGTTTTTTAAAATTGAGATATGAAATAACAGGAGCTATACCACCTTCGGAAGAGGAGAGGAGCGTTTTTCTCTATCCTGATTCTGCTGTTTTAATTGAAATTGGACCTCTTTTGATTCCTCCTGGCTCTTACCCCTTTAAAATTTGGGTTGGGGTCCAGGACTTGTTTGTGGATTCGACTTTTTTGCCGATCTTTTCTGGGAAACCACCTCTGGTAATAAATGAAATTATGTACAATGGAGATGTGGAATGGGTTGAAATTTATAATGCCTCAAATGGTCCTCTTTCTCTCAAAGGTTTTTTTGTAGGAGATCCTGTAAAAAGGTCGGAACCAGCACCTGATATTGTCCTTGAACCGGATTCATATTACGTCTTTTCTTCAACAGAAGTTCAAGTTTCAAATAGCGCGGTTCTCAAAAATTTTCCAACGCTTAACAACACCGGAGATACCATTTTTCTTTACGATGCCTATGGTCAGGTTGTAGATATGGTGGCATATTCGATGAGATGGGGAGGTTCCTTCAACGTTTCTCTTGAAAGACTGTCACCTTTTTTGCCTTCAAATTCTCCGTATAGCTGGGCCTCCTCTAAGGATGGAAACACTATGGGGAGGAAGAATTCCATTCAGATTTTACCACCACGAACAGGGGCCCTTCTTTCGCTTTCTTCTAAAGCTCTGGCTCCCTCAAGAGGAGTTCCTGCTATTGCTGTAAGAGTTGAGTTTCCTGAATTTCCAGTTTATGCAACTGGTGAACTTTACCGATTGGATGGAAGAAAGGTTCAGACTTTTTTTAGCGAAAAACTGCTGATGGATGGGGAAATGGACTTTACCGTTACTGGTTATGCAAATGGAACTCAGCTTGAAGAGGGAATGTATATCTTAGTGGTCAATGGACGAACATTACAGGGCAAGCTCTTTTCTAAGAAAGAGTTAATCGGTGTATTAAGATAG
- a CDS encoding bifunctional response regulator/alkaline phosphatase family protein, which translates to MKILWLDDEIDLLKPHIMFLEDQGMKVIGVDHPLKALEIAKSEDFDVILIDYKMPQISGIEFAREIKKLHPNVPLVLITMVQDKEVMDEAYSIDVFDYLIKPVQPSQILAVIRKLERDKIKNRAETRRILNYYNAINSLGNEWDDWLEKGRLLFHWMVESPEDELLKEELKTKNQDFATWVMRNYPELLLKGDVPFIFKVFKDFVFPELKKGERTTVIVFDNFRFDQALELSKSIPPTYNVEIKPIFSVLPTATQFARNSLFSGHTPYDTERRNPGWTRNNLHEKELLEQNLIENGFKNFPHMIKKINSLDAFKQESFNAGLPLEVYVINFFDMIFHLREAESPLRGLIENAEDYVRLCKFILESSNFLEKLHMPKVIITTDHGWVRGEKPVIIQGGMEATEGLRFKFGDSLRAIEGKPIEIMDLKKFGIPLFARMLFIAKGYDFFVYKSDPGKYKKKYMGGLFHGGVSIEEMIIPIIKLRKRLS; encoded by the coding sequence ATGAAAATCCTTTGGCTTGATGACGAAATCGACCTCTTAAAACCTCACATAATGTTTCTTGAGGATCAAGGAATGAAAGTTATAGGAGTTGACCACCCCCTCAAGGCACTGGAAATAGCAAAGTCTGAAGATTTTGACGTAATTCTTATAGATTACAAGATGCCCCAGATTTCTGGCATAGAATTTGCAAGGGAAATTAAAAAACTGCATCCCAATGTGCCCTTAGTACTTATAACAATGGTGCAGGATAAGGAGGTCATGGACGAAGCCTACTCCATCGACGTCTTCGATTACCTCATTAAGCCAGTCCAACCGTCACAGATTTTAGCAGTAATAAGAAAACTCGAAAGGGATAAAATTAAAAACCGAGCAGAAACACGCAGAATCTTAAACTATTACAACGCAATAAACTCCCTTGGAAACGAATGGGATGATTGGCTGGAAAAAGGGCGTCTTCTGTTCCATTGGATGGTAGAAAGCCCCGAAGATGAACTTTTGAAAGAGGAGCTAAAAACCAAAAATCAGGACTTCGCTACGTGGGTTATGAGAAATTACCCGGAACTCCTTCTTAAAGGTGATGTTCCCTTTATTTTCAAGGTTTTTAAGGATTTCGTTTTCCCTGAGCTCAAAAAAGGTGAGAGAACAACTGTGATAGTCTTTGATAACTTCAGGTTTGATCAGGCCCTGGAATTGTCAAAATCTATCCCTCCGACCTATAACGTGGAGATAAAACCCATTTTTTCGGTTTTGCCCACTGCAACACAATTTGCCAGAAATTCTCTCTTCTCTGGGCATACCCCCTACGACACGGAGAGAAGGAACCCGGGTTGGACGAGAAACAATCTGCATGAAAAGGAACTTTTAGAACAGAACCTCATCGAAAATGGGTTTAAAAACTTTCCGCACATGATTAAAAAAATAAACTCCTTGGACGCCTTCAAGCAGGAGTCTTTCAATGCTGGTTTGCCATTGGAAGTTTACGTGATCAACTTTTTTGATATGATCTTTCACCTCAGGGAGGCAGAATCCCCTCTTAGAGGACTTATAGAAAATGCAGAGGATTACGTAAGATTATGCAAATTTATTCTCGAAAGTTCTAACTTCTTAGAAAAACTACACATGCCTAAGGTTATCATCACCACCGACCACGGGTGGGTAAGAGGCGAAAAACCGGTAATAATACAGGGCGGTATGGAAGCAACGGAAGGACTACGTTTTAAATTTGGTGATTCTCTAAGAGCGATTGAAGGTAAACCAATAGAAATAATGGACCTTAAAAAATTCGGAATACCTCTCTTTGCAAGAATGCTCTTTATTGCAAAGGGGTACGACTTCTTTGTTTACAAAAGTGACCCGGGTAAATATAAGAAGAAATACATGGGGGGACTTTTCCACGGTGGCGTAAGCATTGAGGAAATGATAATACCTATTATAAAACTCAGAAAAAGGCTATCTTAA
- a CDS encoding DMT family transporter, which translates to MSEKKAISYVILSSLIWSTSFPAVKLGLSYFPPFLFIFFRFLLGTLFYIPLFFALEKNFDTSIFKEKSIYLLGLLTFLSYIFQYLGQQYTLASRTALIINLFVIWVPILAVIFLKEKPPRRFFLTFGFLLPGMFLLTTGKNIKEFFHSQIMLGDVIVLLASFCWAFYVVVSKNLLKKYNSHEVNMVTFGITALLSFPLSFLLDKPDIILNWKSLLIVVHLALNCTVLAYYLYVTGLKYAGAIKSTFFVSLEVLFSFIVAVVFLGEKWAPLELVGGTMMLIAVALAV; encoded by the coding sequence ATGTCAGAGAAAAAGGCAATTTCCTATGTTATCCTTTCTTCGCTTATCTGGAGCACCTCCTTCCCTGCGGTAAAACTGGGGCTTAGTTACTTTCCCCCCTTTCTTTTCATCTTCTTCCGTTTTCTTCTCGGCACGCTTTTTTACATCCCTTTGTTCTTCGCGTTAGAAAAAAATTTTGATACCAGTATTTTCAAAGAGAAATCTATCTACCTTCTTGGCCTATTAACTTTTCTTTCCTACATCTTTCAGTATTTAGGCCAGCAATACACTCTGGCATCTCGCACTGCTCTTATAATAAACCTTTTCGTAATCTGGGTTCCCATCCTTGCGGTTATTTTCTTAAAAGAAAAACCACCAAGAAGATTTTTTTTAACCTTTGGTTTTCTCCTGCCTGGGATGTTTTTGCTCACTACAGGCAAAAACATAAAAGAATTTTTTCACTCGCAGATAATGCTCGGGGATGTTATCGTACTTCTCGCATCCTTTTGCTGGGCTTTCTACGTTGTTGTTTCTAAAAACCTTCTAAAAAAATACAATTCCCACGAAGTTAATATGGTTACCTTTGGAATCACTGCTTTGCTTTCCTTTCCTTTATCTTTTTTACTGGATAAACCAGACATAATTTTAAATTGGAAAAGTTTACTGATTGTAGTTCATCTTGCTTTGAACTGTACTGTTCTTGCTTACTATTTATACGTAACAGGTTTGAAGTATGCAGGCGCTATAAAATCCACTTTTTTCGTATCCCTTGAAGTACTCTTCAGTTTTATTGTTGCCGTAGTATTCCTCGGAGAGAAATGGGCACCCCTTGAACTGGTCGGGGGTACGATGATGCTTATAGCCGTTGCTCTCGCAGTTTGA
- a CDS encoding MazG nucleotide pyrophosphohydrolase domain-containing protein, protein MEIKEFQKIIKETYFKKDLKRGRAETFRWFIEEVGELAKAMKHESKEELVEEFSDVCAWLFSLANLYDIDMESVILKYEKGCPKCKSSPCQCKE, encoded by the coding sequence ATGGAGATAAAAGAGTTCCAAAAGATCATAAAAGAAACCTATTTTAAGAAAGATTTAAAACGGGGTCGAGCGGAGACCTTTCGCTGGTTCATTGAAGAAGTGGGAGAACTGGCAAAGGCAATGAAACATGAGTCAAAAGAGGAGCTCGTGGAGGAATTTTCCGACGTGTGTGCTTGGCTTTTCTCCTTAGCTAACCTGTACGACATTGATATGGAATCCGTTATTTTAAAATACGAAAAAGGTTGTCCAAAGTGTAAGAGTTCACCGTGTCAATGTAAGGAATGA
- a CDS encoding phosphatidate cytidylyltransferase — MSLKAELKVRTITALLLIPVVLLLIYLGKFYFVLLVMIAFGLALWEFLNLYLVKKNLAIYTISLLIIAISGFYSGYPLIILITILLLYLPIPILWSRDYKIKEFALTVFIFLYTIIGAVSALIIREKLGIQGMLFFLFVIWIFDSMAYIAGYFFGRHKLAEKVSPKKTIEGYIYGVLFTIPFGFLLHYLKITPSNNIYFNIGLTIIISILSQVGDLVESAFKREVGVKDSSNLFPGHGGMLDRIDSIIFTAPYFALTTWILGIWR, encoded by the coding sequence GTGTCATTGAAGGCTGAACTCAAAGTAAGAACTATTACTGCCCTCCTCTTAATTCCAGTAGTTTTGCTTTTAATATATCTTGGGAAATTTTACTTTGTCCTACTTGTGATGATTGCTTTCGGACTTGCGCTGTGGGAATTTCTAAATCTTTATTTGGTTAAAAAAAATCTTGCAATATACACTATATCCCTTCTCATCATTGCTATTTCTGGTTTTTACTCAGGCTATCCTTTGATTATCCTAATTACAATTTTGCTCCTTTACCTTCCCATTCCCATTTTATGGAGCAGGGATTACAAAATTAAAGAATTTGCCTTAACGGTTTTTATTTTTCTTTACACAATCATAGGAGCTGTTTCAGCGCTTATAATACGGGAAAAACTTGGAATACAGGGAATGCTTTTTTTTCTTTTTGTAATATGGATCTTCGACAGTATGGCATACATTGCCGGGTACTTCTTTGGTAGACACAAACTGGCTGAAAAGGTTAGCCCTAAGAAGACGATAGAAGGATACATTTACGGAGTCCTCTTTACAATTCCCTTCGGCTTCTTACTTCATTATTTGAAAATTACACCTTCTAATAATATATACTTCAACATCGGCCTTACTATTATAATCTCTATTCTATCCCAAGTTGGCGACCTCGTAGAATCAGCCTTTAAAAGGGAAGTCGGGGTTAAAGATTCTTCAAACCTCTTTCCGGGGCATGGCGGGATGCTTGACCGCATAGACAGTATTATTTTTACAGCACCTTATTTTGCTTTGACAACATGGATTTTGGGAATATGGAGATAA
- a CDS encoding isoprenyl transferase, which translates to MKSNLPQHVAIIMDGNGRWARERGLPRYLGHKTGAESTREIIKISQQLGIKYLTLYTFSIENWRRPKQEVDFLMMLLKKLIREEVDSLYKNNVRLDFIGKIDYFPETLIYELKRAKEKTANCTGLQVILALSYGGRVEILDAVKRIIKEGINPDNITEEVFKKYTYLPNIPEPDLLIRTGGEVRISNFLLWHIAYTELYFTTTLWPDFRKEEYIKIIEDFSKRERRFGGVIEG; encoded by the coding sequence TTGAAGAGTAACCTGCCTCAGCATGTTGCCATCATCATGGATGGCAATGGCCGCTGGGCAAGGGAACGTGGACTTCCACGCTACTTAGGGCACAAAACAGGTGCCGAATCTACGAGAGAAATTATAAAAATCTCTCAACAACTTGGAATCAAATATTTAACACTTTACACCTTCTCCATAGAAAATTGGCGAAGACCCAAGCAAGAAGTTGACTTTTTGATGATGCTATTAAAGAAACTAATAAGAGAAGAAGTGGACAGCCTCTATAAAAACAACGTGAGACTGGACTTCATAGGGAAAATTGATTATTTCCCAGAAACTCTGATTTATGAGCTAAAGAGAGCAAAGGAAAAAACAGCGAATTGTACAGGTTTGCAAGTGATCTTAGCACTCTCGTATGGGGGGAGGGTTGAGATTTTAGATGCGGTAAAAAGAATTATCAAAGAAGGCATCAATCCCGACAACATTACAGAAGAAGTTTTCAAAAAATACACCTATTTGCCTAATATACCTGAACCAGATTTATTAATAAGAACGGGGGGAGAGGTTCGCATCTCAAATTTTCTTTTGTGGCACATTGCCTATACGGAACTCTACTTCACAACTACCTTATGGCCCGATTTTAGAAAAGAAGAATACATAAAAATCATAGAGGATTTCAGTAAACGGGAAAGGAGATTCGGTGGTGTCATTGAAGGCTGA
- the frr gene encoding ribosome recycling factor, whose translation MLDKIYKEVESRMKKTLENFEREMARLRTGRATPYLLDGIKVDYYGSQVPINQVATIQIPDASMIIVQPWDKSVIGEIERAIKKAGLGLNPQSDGNVLRIPIPPLSEERRQELVKLVRKYAEDARVAIRNIRRDGIEQAKKMEKNKEISEDDSKKAEKRLQELHDKYIEEINKLVKNKEKEILEE comes from the coding sequence ATGCTGGATAAAATTTATAAAGAAGTTGAATCCAGAATGAAAAAAACCTTGGAAAATTTTGAAAGGGAAATGGCAAGATTGAGAACTGGGCGTGCTACTCCATACCTCCTTGATGGAATAAAAGTAGATTATTATGGATCCCAGGTTCCTATAAATCAGGTTGCAACTATACAAATACCCGATGCTTCAATGATTATCGTTCAGCCATGGGACAAGTCCGTAATAGGTGAAATTGAGCGAGCAATTAAAAAGGCTGGACTGGGCCTTAACCCTCAAAGTGATGGCAATGTTTTAAGGATACCAATTCCCCCACTCTCAGAAGAAAGGCGCCAAGAACTTGTTAAACTGGTGAGAAAATATGCAGAAGATGCCCGCGTAGCTATAAGAAACATAAGAAGAGATGGCATAGAACAGGCAAAGAAAATGGAAAAGAACAAGGAGATTAGTGAGGACGATTCTAAAAAAGCCGAAAAGCGCCTTCAGGAACTTCACGATAAATACATCGAAGAAATTAACAAATTAGTAAAAAATAAGGAGAAAGAAATTCTTGAAGAGTAA
- the pyrH gene encoding UMP kinase has translation MKSKYRRVLLKLSGELFGNEKENLDINFLNRISREIAYCSKELGTQIAIVVGGGNIVRGKTIEKLGFDRVSADYMGMLATAINSMALQNALEKEGVETRIVTAIEIRAIGEPFIRRKVLKHLENNRVVIFACGTGNPLFTTDTAAALRAGEIKAEILLKGTKVDGVYDKDPKLHSDAKKFEYLDLKTMLKLELAVMDQTAIALCRENKMPILVFDVTQEGNLTKALIGEKIGTFVEV, from the coding sequence GTGAAGAGTAAGTATCGCCGAGTCCTTCTTAAACTCTCAGGCGAACTTTTTGGTAACGAAAAAGAAAATTTAGATATCAATTTTCTCAATAGAATTTCAAGAGAAATTGCTTACTGTTCTAAGGAGCTGGGCACTCAAATTGCTATCGTAGTGGGTGGTGGCAATATCGTGCGCGGTAAAACTATAGAAAAACTTGGTTTTGATAGAGTGTCCGCTGACTATATGGGGATGCTTGCCACCGCTATCAACAGCATGGCTCTTCAAAATGCACTGGAAAAGGAAGGCGTTGAAACGAGGATAGTAACTGCTATTGAAATTAGAGCAATAGGAGAACCCTTTATAAGAAGAAAAGTTCTCAAACACTTAGAAAATAACAGAGTTGTGATCTTCGCCTGTGGGACTGGAAATCCTCTCTTTACCACTGACACTGCGGCAGCCCTCAGAGCTGGTGAGATCAAAGCCGAAATACTCTTGAAAGGAACAAAGGTAGATGGAGTATACGATAAAGACCCTAAATTACACAGCGATGCAAAGAAATTCGAATACCTTGACCTAAAAACAATGCTTAAATTAGAACTTGCAGTTATGGACCAGACTGCAATTGCCCTTTGTCGCGAAAATAAGATGCCTATATTGGTTTTCGATGTTACGCAAGAAGGGAATCTGACAAAGGCACTAATCGGAGAGAAAATAGGTACCTTCGTAGAAGTTTAA
- the tsf gene encoding translation elongation factor Ts yields the protein MSIPANLIKELRERTGAGILDCKKALEKTNGDIEKAVEELRKMGLAKADKKLDRETKEGLIEAYIHPGARLGVLVEVNCETDFVANTDEFKKMAHNIALQIAAMAPKYVKREDVPQEVIEKEKEILMEQLKREGKPENVIQKIVEGKMEKFYQENVLYEQQFFMQPEITVEEYIKQHIAKFSENIRVKRFARFKIGEE from the coding sequence ATGTCAATTCCAGCAAACTTGATTAAAGAGCTAAGGGAAAGGACGGGTGCTGGTATTTTAGATTGTAAAAAAGCCCTTGAAAAGACAAACGGGGATATTGAAAAAGCGGTGGAAGAGCTTAGAAAAATGGGGCTTGCGAAGGCCGACAAGAAGCTTGACAGAGAAACAAAAGAAGGTCTCATTGAAGCCTACATCCATCCAGGTGCAAGGCTTGGCGTTCTCGTAGAGGTTAATTGCGAAACGGACTTCGTCGCTAACACCGACGAATTCAAGAAAATGGCCCATAATATAGCCTTACAAATTGCTGCCATGGCGCCCAAATACGTAAAAAGGGAAGATGTACCACAGGAAGTTATAGAAAAAGAAAAAGAAATCTTAATGGAACAGCTCAAAAGGGAGGGTAAACCCGAAAACGTAATTCAGAAAATCGTTGAAGGGAAAATGGAAAAGTTTTACCAGGAAAACGTGTTATACGAACAGCAATTCTTTATGCAGCCCGAAATTACTGTTGAAGAGTACATAAAACAACATATAGCAAAATTCTCAGAAAATATCAGAGTTAAGAGGTTTGCGAGGTTTAAAATAGGTGAAGAGTAA
- the rpsB gene encoding 30S ribosomal protein S2: MERAREENLHNTPSDNNIAFPITLKDLLEAGVQFGHKRRRWNPRMKPFIFTERDGHHIIDIRKTYEKLQEAYNFLKRLSSRGGTVLFVCTKKQGKDIVAEEAKRCGAFYMTERWPGGTLTNFETIRSRINRMKELMQMKETGELEQYPKKEQLLMLKELEKLQKVFTGIMDMETLPDAVYIVDLVKEDIAFKEAKRLEIPVVAIVDTNADPSQVDYPIPGNDDAIRSITLITRTLANAILEGKQGEELTRVEKKEE, encoded by the coding sequence ATGGAAAGAGCAAGAGAAGAAAATCTCCACAATACTCCAAGCGATAATAACATAGCGTTTCCTATTACTTTGAAAGACCTCCTCGAAGCTGGTGTACAGTTCGGGCACAAAAGAAGACGCTGGAACCCAAGGATGAAGCCATTTATCTTTACAGAGAGGGATGGTCACCACATAATTGACATTAGGAAAACTTATGAAAAGCTTCAGGAAGCATACAACTTTTTAAAGCGCTTATCTTCACGTGGCGGAACTGTGCTTTTCGTTTGCACCAAAAAGCAGGGCAAAGATATCGTTGCAGAAGAAGCGAAGAGGTGCGGTGCCTTCTACATGACAGAAAGGTGGCCCGGTGGAACCCTTACCAATTTCGAAACCATAAGAAGCAGAATCAATCGGATGAAAGAACTCATGCAAATGAAAGAAACGGGGGAACTGGAACAGTACCCCAAGAAAGAGCAACTTCTCATGCTAAAGGAACTGGAAAAGTTACAAAAGGTCTTCACCGGAATTATGGACATGGAGACTCTACCTGACGCAGTATATATTGTTGACCTTGTGAAAGAGGATATAGCTTTCAAAGAAGCTAAACGTCTCGAGATACCCGTGGTAGCAATTGTGGATACCAACGCAGATCCAAGCCAGGTTGACTACCCTATTCCGGGTAACGATGACGCCATAAGGTCAATTACTCTCATAACCAGGACTCTTGCCAATGCCATTCTTGAGGGCAAGCAAGGTGAAGAACTGACAAGGGTCGAGAAGAAAGAAGAGTAA
- the rpsI gene encoding 30S ribosomal protein S9 gives MEGAKVIFAWGSRKRAVARLRLKENGKGRIYVNGLRPLEYFEREDLVIHALEPLKVAGLEGKFDVVCKVEGGGKSGQAGAMRLALARALKTFDENLTEVLKKFRMLSRDPREKERMKYGKSKRRKSPQYSKR, from the coding sequence TTGGAAGGCGCCAAAGTAATTTTTGCTTGGGGATCCAGGAAAAGAGCAGTGGCAAGACTTCGTCTAAAAGAAAATGGTAAAGGAAGAATCTACGTAAATGGACTTAGGCCTCTTGAGTACTTCGAGAGAGAGGATCTGGTAATACACGCACTTGAACCACTCAAAGTGGCCGGATTAGAAGGAAAATTCGACGTTGTTTGCAAGGTTGAAGGCGGCGGCAAGTCAGGTCAAGCCGGTGCAATGAGGCTTGCCTTGGCAAGAGCATTGAAAACGTTTGATGAAAATCTAACCGAAGTACTTAAGAAGTTTAGAATGTTATCAAGAGACCCAAGAGAAAAGGAGAGGATGAAATATGGAAAGAGCAAGAGAAGAAAATCTCCACAATACTCCAAGCGATAA
- the rplM gene encoding 50S ribosomal protein L13 produces MRTFLPKIEQIERKWFLIDASGIELGRLASRIALLLQGKRKRIYTPHIDTGDFVVVINAEKVVLTGKKLDQKIYYHHSNYPGGLKARTARQILETHPERLIELAVRRMLPKNKLGRRMFLRLKVYKGSEHPHKAQNPQPIDILKIN; encoded by the coding sequence ATGCGTACTTTTTTGCCAAAGATTGAGCAAATTGAGAGAAAATGGTTCCTAATAGACGCTTCGGGTATTGAATTGGGGCGTCTTGCTTCAAGAATAGCCTTGCTTCTTCAGGGAAAGCGAAAAAGAATATATACACCTCACATCGATACCGGTGACTTCGTAGTGGTAATCAATGCTGAAAAAGTTGTTTTGACGGGAAAGAAACTGGATCAGAAGATCTACTATCACCACTCAAATTATCCCGGGGGGTTGAAAGCAAGAACAGCAAGACAAATTCTCGAAACCCATCCAGAAAGGCTAATTGAGCTTGCAGTTAGAAGAATGCTCCCGAAAAATAAACTTGGTCGGAGAATGTTTTTGAGACTTAAAGTTTATAAAGGGTCTGAGCATCCTCACAAAGCCCAGAACCCTCAACCAATTGACATATTGAAAATAAACTAA